Proteins encoded together in one Trichocoleus sp. FACHB-46 window:
- a CDS encoding PEP-CTERM sorting domain-containing protein, which translates to MQTIEISSALRFALATTLTIITSSALFQPAAQAWKITRTGQELPAGQSLNIGGASFSCDGNYGFIPGATLENDGLTSTVFLDKPFCFPYAPNEELVPSASSTRDFFSFKTTDQGVKAGLRFFNPTYYLGGTSEYTETWTLEGYIEQVPLENGLYSKNIFLGEGVEQTYKVSPNEAYPNGFSSSGKGNIPIGSDPALTTISSEQSSFFTSAPSLNDYLRLWSPSGRRLYLMQPHYGSYFAGNVVGEPTIALIQYQLALGEGDIGIISHPITAASSNVLLPTAPGLYSDGTNIFVPVSSDKSPIPTTSFVDSGKVIFESAESILANTLAEFEKTIKTSRNTISAQFQPQGKTLGSVPIAAIAAAMGYSSFNWLQIVSQVPPNTDWFTGTGLKVVDNGNINTQTGKFFDPLYLGQKICPHNRASSESCGAHNTDTKDFYYDIPGFGGGYADYNKAIRENPLSTVLLFADSPLMPSNPGIPIVFNTQLVGIKAGDNSYEEYEAIPGFNFSWQSTHRCANEECDQTVGSAFRSVSSLELNLSKLYSSLGVTSDDFVGDVRLLSVSGRAPTPASVPEPSSALGVMVAFSIGSIIKRKRQRSSGNS; encoded by the coding sequence ATGCAAACGATCGAGATTAGCTCTGCTTTAAGATTCGCATTGGCAACCACTCTAACCATAATTACTAGTAGTGCACTTTTTCAACCTGCTGCTCAGGCGTGGAAAATAACTCGAACAGGACAAGAACTGCCAGCTGGACAAAGTTTGAATATTGGTGGTGCAAGCTTTAGTTGCGATGGAAACTACGGCTTTATTCCAGGGGCCACCTTAGAAAATGATGGTCTTACATCAACCGTGTTCCTGGATAAACCTTTTTGTTTTCCCTATGCACCTAATGAAGAACTTGTACCTTCTGCTTCAAGCACAAGAGATTTCTTCTCATTTAAGACTACTGATCAAGGCGTTAAAGCAGGCTTACGTTTCTTTAATCCAACGTACTATTTAGGTGGCACCTCAGAATACACAGAGACATGGACGCTTGAAGGATACATTGAGCAGGTTCCACTAGAAAATGGGCTTTACAGTAAGAATATATTTTTGGGTGAAGGAGTTGAACAGACATATAAAGTATCGCCAAATGAGGCTTATCCTAATGGGTTTTCCAGTTCAGGCAAGGGCAACATTCCGATAGGATCTGATCCTGCGTTGACTACGATTTCTAGCGAGCAGAGTTCGTTTTTTACCAGTGCGCCATCCCTGAACGATTATTTGAGGCTTTGGTCGCCTTCAGGTAGGCGTTTGTACTTAATGCAACCTCACTACGGTTCTTACTTTGCAGGTAATGTAGTTGGCGAACCAACAATTGCATTAATTCAATACCAACTTGCATTAGGTGAAGGTGATATAGGGATAATCAGCCATCCAATCACTGCTGCTTCTTCAAATGTTCTCCTACCAACAGCACCAGGACTTTACAGTGATGGCACAAATATTTTTGTTCCAGTAAGTTCAGATAAATCACCTATTCCTACTACTAGTTTTGTTGATTCAGGCAAAGTAATTTTTGAATCTGCTGAATCTATTTTGGCAAACACTTTAGCAGAGTTTGAAAAAACGATAAAAACTAGTAGAAACACGATTTCTGCACAATTTCAACCTCAAGGAAAAACTCTCGGCTCCGTTCCTATAGCTGCCATTGCAGCAGCAATGGGGTATAGCTCATTCAATTGGTTACAAATTGTTAGTCAGGTACCACCCAATACAGACTGGTTTACTGGTACTGGGCTAAAAGTAGTTGATAATGGCAATATCAACACTCAAACTGGCAAATTTTTTGACCCTTTGTATTTAGGTCAAAAAATTTGCCCTCATAATCGAGCTAGTTCAGAATCGTGTGGCGCTCATAATACCGATACTAAAGATTTTTATTACGACATTCCAGGATTCGGTGGAGGCTACGCAGACTACAACAAAGCCATTAGAGAAAACCCTTTAAGCACAGTTTTATTGTTTGCGGATAGTCCTCTAATGCCTTCAAATCCTGGCATTCCCATTGTATTCAACACACAGTTAGTGGGAATAAAAGCAGGAGATAATTCCTATGAAGAATATGAAGCAATTCCTGGATTTAACTTTAGTTGGCAGTCAACCCATCGCTGTGCAAATGAGGAATGTGATCAAACGGTAGGATCTGCCTTTAGGTCTGTTTCTTCTCTAGAGCTAAACTTGTCCAAATTATATTCATCCTTAGGAGTAACATCTGATGATTTTGTTGGTGATGTTCGACTTCTTAGTGTCAGTGGCCGAGCTCCAACACCTGCATCAGTTCCTGAACCTTCCTCTGCATTAGGGGTAATGGTGGCATTTAGTATTGGTTCCATTATCAAGCGGAAGCGTCAACGGTCATCGGGAAATTCATAA